Proteins encoded in a region of the Phacochoerus africanus isolate WHEZ1 chromosome 8, ROS_Pafr_v1, whole genome shotgun sequence genome:
- the NRN1L gene encoding neuritin-like protein isoform X2 — protein MMCCCCCRCRCCCCHRWQPPCALGLLLLLPLVLVCPLAAATVGPGRCDTIYQGFAKCLIRLGDGMGSGGELETVCRSWNDFHTCASQVLLGCPEEAAAVWESLQQEARRAPHPDNLHALCGTPVHVQERGAGPETNQETLRATAPAPPTPTPTPPLLAAALVLACLLGPLA, from the exons ATGATGTGCTGTTGCTGTtgccgctgccgctgctgctgttGCCACCGCTGGCAACCACCCTGTGCACTggggctgttgctgctgctgcccctTG tcCTTGTATGTCCCCTGGCAGCAGCCACAGTAGGCCCAGGCCGCTGTGACACCATATACCAGGGCTTCGCCAAGTGTCTCATCCGCTTGGGGGACGGCATGGGCAGCGGAGGCGAGCTGGAGACTGTCTGCAG GTCTTGGAATGACTTTCACACCTGTGCCTCACAAGTCCTATTGGGCTGCCCAGAGGAGGCAGCTGCCGTGTGGGAGTCACTACAGCAAGAAGCACGCCGGGCCCCACACCCAGATAACTTGCATGCTTTGTGTGGCACCCCTGTGCATGTTCAGGAGCGGGGCGCGGGCCCGGAGACCAACCAGGAGACGCTGAGGGCAACAGCGCCTGCACCACCCACCCCAACGCCCACACCCCCACTGCTGGCAGCTGCTCTGGTGCTTGCCTGCCTCCTGGGACCTCTGGCCTAG
- the NRN1L gene encoding neuritin-like protein isoform X1: MLSHVPRALPSKQAPWGCGGAGVSAHLINCSPPPPLVLVCPLAAATVGPGRCDTIYQGFAKCLIRLGDGMGSGGELETVCRSWNDFHTCASQVLLGCPEEAAAVWESLQQEARRAPHPDNLHALCGTPVHVQERGAGPETNQETLRATAPAPPTPTPTPPLLAAALVLACLLGPLA, encoded by the exons ATGCTGAGTCATGTCCCCAGAGCACTCCCTAGTAAACAAGCCCCTTGGGGTTGCGGGGGTGCAGGTGTGTCAGCTCATCTTATCAACtgttctccacccccacccctagtcCTTGTATGTCCCCTGGCAGCAGCCACAGTAGGCCCAGGCCGCTGTGACACCATATACCAGGGCTTCGCCAAGTGTCTCATCCGCTTGGGGGACGGCATGGGCAGCGGAGGCGAGCTGGAGACTGTCTGCAG GTCTTGGAATGACTTTCACACCTGTGCCTCACAAGTCCTATTGGGCTGCCCAGAGGAGGCAGCTGCCGTGTGGGAGTCACTACAGCAAGAAGCACGCCGGGCCCCACACCCAGATAACTTGCATGCTTTGTGTGGCACCCCTGTGCATGTTCAGGAGCGGGGCGCGGGCCCGGAGACCAACCAGGAGACGCTGAGGGCAACAGCGCCTGCACCACCCACCCCAACGCCCACACCCCCACTGCTGGCAGCTGCTCTGGTGCTTGCCTGCCTCCTGGGACCTCTGGCCTAG